Below is a genomic region from Verrucomicrobiota bacterium.
GATCTTTTCAATTCGAGCAGCATTGTGGGCGTCGGCTACGACGCACCTAATGGAATCCTGCGGCTGCGCTACGTCGACGGCGACACCTACGACTACAGGAATCTGCCGAGCGCGGTGTTTGATGATCTTCTGGATGCCCCATCCAAGGAGCGGTTTGTGAACTGATACGTCGAGTCGTATGACTCCTACGTCCACGTGAGCTGAGTCAGGGTCGAGGTCAGTGGGATAGTGGCATGGTCAAGCGGCCTAGCCGTGGTCGAAGGCGTGCGACCAGTTCCACGGGAAAACTCCTGAGGCCAGGCAGCGCCGATCCCTCGGTACGTTCGAAGGAAGGCCCAATTGGCCGGAGCCGGTTACCGGGAGAAAACTGCCGACCAATCAGCATATTCATAAGGCACCTCTCACCGCCGGCTTCTCCCGAAGAATCGGCGGGTTCGCTTTTCTGGGGGGAACCTCTTAAGGGTGGGTGAAGCGAGCACCTCGACATGTGCCGCCGTGAGCCCGCCGGTCTCGGGAGGACGAGGATCGCGGGATCGAGCCGCCTCATACCAAAACCCGTTGTACCCGTCATCCCTGGCATGCGCAGCGGGTTCGGTTGCGAGCCGAAACGAACTGCTGGAGCACCGTCTGATTACATGCAGCGCTTGTCCGCGAAGGCATCATCCTGCCGGCGCAGATCTTAGAGGCGCTCACTTCGAAAGAGCCGTACTCGACGGCGCAAACCTTCAAGGCGCGAAGGTGAGTAATCCATACGAACTAAAGGACGTTATCGGCGACTGTAAGGGAACGCCAAGCGTCAGCCCTCAAGACGATTAGCGGGCCTACGGTCATTGGGCGCAGGCTGCCTCGGCGAAACGTGTCGATTGCCAGGGGCACGGACCTGATCGCAATGGCCGACCGCGATCGGGGCACTTCGCCAACAAGGGCCCTACCCAGATATGCACCGTGTAGGAATCGAATTTGCCACCCACTGATTAAGAGTTTTCACTGGTTGCGGCGCCCCGGTGTGCGCCGTCCTGCCCCCTCCTGCCCCTCCCAGAGCCGCAGCAGGAGCGCGTCCGTACGCCCGGCCATCAGGTCACGACTACGCACA
It encodes:
- a CDS encoding KTSC domain-containing protein, whose translation is MTHRLAADDLFNSSSIVGVGYDAPNGILRLRYVDGDTYDYRNLPSAVFDDLLDAPSKERFVN
- a CDS encoding pentapeptide repeat-containing protein, producing the protein MSPPVSGGRGSRDRAASYQNPLYPSSLACAAGSVASRNELLEHRLITCSACPRRHHPAGADLRGAHFERAVLDGANLQGAKVSNPYELKDVIGDCKGTPSVSPQDD